A genomic window from Sporosarcina sp. Marseille-Q4063 includes:
- a CDS encoding RNA polymerase sigma factor, with protein sequence MHTKSDEDLFRLVRKKNRNALEELYDRYGKLVFSYAYKFSNHQVEMSKEITQLVYLRLWTTQSHYDASKGKFINWLLTITRNICLDYVKKEQRYKMQNDEVTIQRMADPKNEVDEHVNVQLIQYAKMKLTEKQRRLIDLLYWKGCTLQEIARIEQEPVGTVKSRLHQSLKKLRLYIGEEERYE encoded by the coding sequence GTGCATACAAAAAGCGATGAGGATCTGTTTCGATTAGTTCGAAAGAAGAATCGGAATGCACTTGAGGAATTATATGACCGTTATGGAAAGCTCGTTTTTAGTTATGCATATAAATTTTCCAATCATCAAGTAGAAATGTCGAAGGAAATTACACAACTTGTCTATTTAAGGTTATGGACGACTCAAAGTCACTACGATGCGTCAAAAGGTAAATTCATTAATTGGCTCCTGACAATTACGAGGAATATTTGTCTAGATTATGTAAAAAAAGAACAGCGATATAAAATGCAAAACGACGAAGTCACGATTCAGCGCATGGCAGATCCGAAAAATGAAGTCGATGAACATGTCAATGTTCAGCTGATTCAGTATGCGAAAATGAAGTTAACAGAGAAACAGCGACGTTTAATAGATCTTCTCTATTGGAAAGGCTGCACGCTCCAGGAAATCGCTAGAATTGAACAGGAGCCCGTTGGAACAGTTAAAAGTCGGCTTCACCAATCGTTGAAAAAATTGCGTTTATACATAGGAGAGGAGGAGCGGTATGAATAA
- a CDS encoding anti-sigma factor, whose amino-acid sequence MNNDKKENQEQFSSSDDALQNEVQGVEKKVWEAMHFDFEIVDEPTGLKEDVLNFAFAQDAQNETLWERVRSYFQKVGTQFTPLTASLSITMLFSIIFLATQLIQNPTEGFNEIASSMTLNAAEGDPGEVYGHAYLINKNGNEELVINVSGFPQTEGKEVYQVWLIDNSNRQSAGVFKPDKEGNGILTVNMSKYNAFNNIGITLEPDADGKQPRGKKIVGTS is encoded by the coding sequence ATGAATAACGACAAGAAAGAGAATCAGGAACAATTTTCTTCTTCTGATGACGCCCTCCAAAATGAAGTTCAGGGGGTGGAGAAGAAAGTGTGGGAAGCGATGCATTTTGACTTCGAAATAGTTGACGAACCGACGGGGTTAAAAGAGGATGTCCTGAATTTTGCATTTGCACAAGATGCTCAAAATGAAACGTTATGGGAAAGGGTAAGGTCTTACTTCCAAAAGGTGGGGACCCAATTCACACCGCTGACAGCAAGTCTTAGTATTACGATGTTGTTTTCTATTATCTTCTTGGCTACACAACTTATTCAGAATCCGACAGAAGGATTCAATGAGATAGCGTCATCCATGACATTGAATGCTGCGGAAGGAGACCCAGGAGAAGTTTACGGCCATGCGTATTTAATAAATAAAAATGGCAATGAGGAGCTCGTCATAAATGTATCCGGTTTTCCACAAACAGAAGGAAAAGAAGTTTACCAAGTTTGGTTGATTGATAACAGTAACCGTCAAAGCGCAGGTGTTTTTAAACCCGATAAAGAAGGAAACGGTATACTCACTGTAAACATGTCAAAATATAATGCATTTAATAACATCGGAATTACGCTTGAGCCGGATGCCGATGGAAAACAACCAAGAGGGAAGAAAATTGTTGGAACATCGTGA
- a CDS encoding DUF899 family protein: MERSNLLNQIEQLEREIYEKKKQLSNLRLSVPEQPVGNYEFELTDNEKVSLLDLFGDKNELIVVHNMGKSCSYCTMWADGFNGIYHHLIDQASFVVASPDAPEVQENFVAERKWRFPMISVKESSFTENLGFQKGKSMLPGVSTFRKDDQGLIYLHAQAPFGPGDDYCVTWPLFDLLPSGAKDVKVKKKIHTDSDFQLTNNVAVGVTNYEEAIKFYQTVFGMRVEKTFENETLLSMSGTNFFIEKGESNTVFFEFAVNDVESVKRILLENGCTITKEYNEKSLMISDPFGMRFHLFESV, from the coding sequence ATGGAAAGAAGCAACCTATTAAATCAAATTGAACAACTGGAAAGAGAAATCTATGAGAAGAAAAAACAACTTTCAAACTTGAGACTGTCAGTTCCCGAACAACCTGTCGGAAATTATGAGTTTGAATTAACCGATAACGAGAAAGTCTCTTTACTTGATTTATTCGGCGATAAAAATGAGTTAATTGTCGTCCACAATATGGGGAAGAGCTGCTCATATTGTACAATGTGGGCGGATGGTTTTAATGGAATTTATCATCATTTGATTGACCAAGCAAGTTTTGTTGTTGCTTCTCCGGATGCACCAGAAGTACAAGAGAATTTTGTAGCGGAGCGAAAATGGCGATTCCCAATGATTTCAGTAAAAGAAAGTTCATTCACGGAGAATCTAGGTTTTCAAAAGGGAAAAAGTATGCTTCCAGGCGTATCGACATTTCGTAAAGATGATCAAGGTCTTATTTACCTTCATGCCCAAGCACCGTTTGGACCTGGAGATGATTATTGTGTTACTTGGCCATTATTCGATCTTCTTCCTTCAGGCGCAAAAGATGTAAAAGTGAAGAAAAAAATACACACCGATTCCGACTTCCAATTGACAAATAATGTTGCGGTAGGCGTCACTAATTATGAAGAAGCAATTAAGTTTTATCAAACGGTTTTTGGTATGAGAGTTGAAAAAACCTTTGAGAATGAAACGTTGCTTTCAATGAGCGGTACGAATTTCTTCATCGAAAAGGGAGAAAGTAATACCGTGTTCTTCGAATTCGCAGTCAATGATGTGGAGTCTGTCAAACGTATTCTTTTGGAAAACGGATGCACAATTACTAAAGAATATAATGAAAAAAGCTTAATGATTTCTGATCCTTTTGGGATGAGGTTTCATTTATTTGAAAGTGTCTAA
- a CDS encoding zinc ribbon domain-containing protein encodes MSLRPCPSCGNNVSKQAEFCPNCGHPFETKKGKSNGITFWGVVAAVVIAILIISYC; translated from the coding sequence ATGAGTTTAAGACCATGTCCGTCTTGCGGAAATAACGTATCCAAACAAGCAGAATTCTGTCCGAATTGCGGACATCCATTTGAAACAAAGAAAGGGAAGAGTAATGGAATCACATTTTGGGGTGTAGTTGCGGCAGTCGTTATAGCAATCCTCATTATTTCATACTGTTAA
- a CDS encoding polysaccharide deacetylase family protein gives MKKTILLSVLYLGFVILSLEFITKPSPVNELQRPTMVATHNESPNLLDEIRTYAKLNNAEPIDAKLDRIWKAIPGYNGLTVDVEESYLAMWESSKFDAKKLVYNKVPPKIHLTDLPPSPIYRGNPEKPMVTLLINVAWGNEFLPQILKTLDEHKVKATFFFDGSWVKKNPDLARQIFNENHEIGNHAYSHPDLKHKSPKETEIELKKTNDVIEETLGVKPIWFAPPSGSFKQETITVARELGMLTILWTADTVDWRNPSTTEMVNRVTSQVENGTMILMHPTRPTAEGLDSMIRDIQEKGYVLGTVSELMSEERIESQ, from the coding sequence ATGAAAAAAACAATCCTACTTTCCGTATTATATTTAGGCTTTGTCATTCTTTCCCTTGAATTTATTACAAAACCGTCTCCTGTGAATGAACTTCAACGCCCGACTATGGTTGCGACACATAACGAAAGTCCGAATTTGCTAGATGAAATTCGAACCTATGCCAAACTGAATAATGCTGAACCCATCGACGCGAAACTTGATCGGATTTGGAAAGCAATACCCGGCTATAACGGACTAACCGTTGATGTAGAAGAAAGTTATCTGGCAATGTGGGAGAGCAGCAAGTTTGATGCAAAAAAACTTGTATATAATAAAGTTCCACCAAAAATTCATTTAACAGATCTGCCGCCCTCACCTATTTATAGAGGCAATCCCGAAAAACCGATGGTGACCTTACTGATTAACGTTGCTTGGGGCAACGAATTCCTTCCACAAATATTAAAGACTTTGGACGAACATAAGGTGAAAGCAACATTCTTTTTCGATGGAAGTTGGGTGAAAAAGAACCCTGACTTAGCAAGACAAATCTTTAATGAAAATCACGAAATCGGTAACCATGCATACAGCCATCCTGACCTTAAACATAAATCTCCGAAGGAAACGGAGATTGAATTAAAAAAGACCAATGATGTAATCGAAGAAACGCTTGGGGTTAAACCGATATGGTTTGCTCCTCCAAGCGGGAGTTTTAAACAAGAAACAATCACTGTAGCACGTGAACTCGGTATGCTAACGATTCTGTGGACCGCTGACACAGTCGATTGGAGAAATCCTTCAACCACTGAAATGGTGAATCGCGTCACATCCCAAGTTGAAAACGGGACGATGATATTAATGCATCCCACGAGACCCACGGCCGAAGGTTTGGATAGCATGATTCGAGACATTCAAGAAAAAGGTTATGTTCTTGGAACAGTTTCTGAATTAATGAGTGAAGAACGAATCGAGTCCCAATAA
- a CDS encoding DUF5658 family protein, whose product MDVYPQTTPKTNFKYVVLLLILLAFLDSLFTDIGIRQNHISEANPIMKSIYDTSVFGFYALKISLPLFLLLLLSKIKPKKYLKVLISSAVILYTVVLFLHFFWISLAIVN is encoded by the coding sequence ATGGATGTTTACCCTCAAACCACACCAAAAACAAACTTTAAGTATGTTGTTCTATTGCTTATACTATTAGCCTTCTTAGATTCATTGTTCACTGATATTGGTATACGCCAAAATCACATTTCAGAAGCAAACCCTATAATGAAATCCATCTACGATACAAGCGTGTTCGGATTTTACGCTCTGAAAATTAGTCTCCCATTATTTCTCCTATTACTATTATCCAAAATAAAACCAAAAAAGTATTTAAAGGTATTAATTAGCTCTGCAGTCATCCTTTATACTGTTGTACTTTTTCTCCATTTTTTCTGGATTTCATTGGCAATCGTAAATTAA
- a CDS encoding DUF420 domain-containing protein, with protein MNKKRNYRPLIITLSIILIGAIGVLSGMPGAEDFDAFDVTILPLMNAIFNTFTFLFLVCALIAILKKNVTVHRRFIYAAFVTTFLFLISYVMFHYLSPSTPFGGEGFIAGFYYFILITHIILAAAIVPLALTSVARAWNMENERHRKIARWTMPIWLYVSLTGVLVYILISPYY; from the coding sequence ATGAATAAAAAGCGTAATTATAGACCGTTAATTATTACTCTTTCCATCATATTAATAGGGGCTATCGGAGTTTTATCGGGAATGCCGGGGGCTGAGGATTTTGATGCGTTTGATGTTACAATTTTGCCACTAATGAATGCGATATTTAATACCTTCACATTCTTATTTTTAGTTTGTGCACTGATTGCAATATTAAAGAAAAATGTAACTGTCCATCGTCGATTTATCTATGCGGCATTTGTTACAACGTTTCTATTCTTGATTTCTTATGTTATGTTCCATTACTTGTCGCCATCCACACCTTTTGGCGGAGAAGGATTTATCGCTGGATTTTATTACTTCATATTAATCACGCATATTATCCTTGCAGCGGCAATTGTCCCTTTGGCGCTAACTAGTGTTGCACGCGCCTGGAATATGGAAAACGAACGCCACCGGAAAATTGCGCGTTGGACAATGCCGATTTGGCTGTATGTTAGCCTCACGGGCGTGCTCGTTTATATTTTGATTTCGCCTTATTATTAA